The following are from one region of the Leptolyngbya iicbica LK genome:
- a CDS encoding DUF2589 domain-containing protein: MADVTDITSIPLYQILGAPLSAMVDAEIQAAQTTVEFIERIGFVQDSSGSTDGDRHYGDLKTVTFNYSKISVGGEILNFKVEIPVISLVPIPTMQISDAKIDFAVEINDAVKLDSKVTLSVAKEKGQNNAIESELVMFKAGLASRDSKTAMHVTINLKQSDTPVGMQALFRIMDQGISSISPAKEDDKNKSSE; the protein is encoded by the coding sequence ATGGCAGACGTTACCGATATTACATCAATCCCACTTTATCAAATTCTTGGAGCACCTTTGTCAGCGATGGTTGACGCGGAAATTCAGGCTGCCCAAACAACAGTTGAATTTATTGAGCGAATTGGATTTGTTCAAGATTCATCAGGATCAACTGACGGTGATCGCCACTATGGTGATCTAAAGACGGTGACATTCAACTACAGCAAAATAAGTGTAGGTGGTGAGATCCTAAATTTCAAGGTTGAAATTCCTGTCATATCCCTCGTCCCTATTCCTACGATGCAGATCAGTGATGCAAAAATTGATTTCGCCGTAGAAATTAATGATGCAGTTAAACTAGACTCAAAAGTCACGCTTAGTGTTGCCAAAGAAAAAGGGCAGAACAATGCTATTGAGTCAGAGTTGGTGATGTTTAAAGCAGGGCTGGCAAGCCGCGATTCAAAGACCGCAATGCATGTCACGATTAATCTTAAGCAGTCAGATACTCCTGTTGGGATGCAGGCTCTATTCCGAATCATGGATCAGG